A window of the Phragmites australis chromosome 20, lpPhrAust1.1, whole genome shotgun sequence genome harbors these coding sequences:
- the LOC133901884 gene encoding cyclin-D3-2-like, giving the protein MAFATLFDPLYCPEEHLDLYQEPGEDEEQQQRQRAAALDDELPALLEVLRGKEGVMLVAEGEEDGYGGAAGREAAVGWACRAAARLGFSALTAALAAAYLDRCFLGGALRLGGRPWMSRLAAVACVALAAKVEETRVPLLLDLQLCAAADADAGEAYVFEAKTVRRMELLVLSALGWRMHPVTPFSYLQPLLADAAVRLHHCESVLLAVMADCRWSRHRPSAWAAAALLATAGSSDNDVELLALINAPEDEVDECAKIISESMDMNFLAVNGDGSIGNKRKHAAARMYSPPLSPSGVIGALSCFSCESSSSASADSRSPATVAAWPLAAPVSVSSTLEPPGRPPKRAASTAALPLPPDEESRDAWPSTCAA; this is encoded by the exons ATGGCTTTCGCCACCCTGTTCGACCCCCTCTACTGCCCCGAGGAGCACCTCGATCTGTACCAAGAACCCGGCGAGGACGAGGAGCAGCAGCAACGGCAGCGCGCGGCGGCTCTTGACGACGAGCTGCCGGCGCTGCTCGAGGTGCTCAGGGGGAAGGAGGGTGTAATGCTGGTGGCCGAGGGCGAGGAGGACGGGTACGGAGGCGCGGCGGGGCGGGAGGCTGCGGTCGGGTGGGCGTGCCGCGCCGCGGCGAGGCTCGGCTTCTCCGCGCTCACTGCCGCGCTCGCCGCGGCCTACCTCGACCGGTGCTTCCTCGGCGGCGCGCTCCGGCTGGGCGGCCGGCCGTGGATGTCGCGGCTCGCCGCCGTCGCGTGCGTCGCTCTCGCCGCCAAGGTCGAGGAGACGCGCGTGCCACTGCTCCTCGACCTCCAGCtctgcgccgccgccgatgcCGACGCCGGCGAGGCGTACGTGTTCGAGGCCAAGACGGTGCGCCGGATGGAGCTCCTCGTGCTCTCCGCGCTCGGATGGCGGATGCACCCCGTCACGCCCTTCTCCTACCTCCAGCCCCTCCTCGCCGACGCCGCCGTGCGCCTGCACCACTGCGAGAGCGTCCTGCTCGCGGTCATGGCCG ATTGTAGATGGTCTCGTCACCGGCCGTCAGCATGGGCCGCCGCCGCGTTGCTTGCTACCGCCGGCAGCAGCGACAACGACGTCGAGCTCCTGGCGCTCATCAATGCCCCGGAG GACGAGGTCGACGAATGTGCCAAGATCATCTCCGAGTCGATGGACATGAACTTCCTGGCCGTCAACGGCGACGGCAGCATTGGCAATAAGCGGAAGCACGCGGCGGCGCGGATGTACTCGCCCCCGCTTAGCCCGAGCGGCGTGATAGGCGCGCTGTCCTGCTTCAGCTGCGAGAGCTCGTCGTCCGCCAGCGCGGACTCCCGGTCCCCGGCGACGGTCGCCGCGTGGCCGCTCGCGGCGCCTGTGTCCGTGTCGTCCACCCTGGAGCCTCCTGGCCGGCCGCCTAAGCGCGCGGCGTCCACTGCTGCGCTCCCGCTTCCACCTGACGAGGAGAGCCGCGACGCCTGGCCGTCCACCTGCGCCGCGTGA